TCAAATCACTGTCCCTACAGCCTTCAGAGGGAATAAAACATCTACACCTCACACCCTTACACCTGGAAGGAAAGAATGACCCAGCCCACAGGCGGGCAGAGTGCACGGGATTTGTCGAGGTCATGCTCCTGGAGCCCTGCCGCCCTCCCGTGACGGGGGAGTGACATACGTACCTGGCTGGCATAGAAATGCCCGATGATCTTGACGATGACCTGGTCGTTCTCATCAGGAGTCTGGTCTCTTGGCACCACCACCTCAGCTGCTGTCAAATTTTGCAGCTCATtcacctgggggcaggggcagggaggacagGTCAGAGAGGAGCTCAGGGTGCTGTCCATGTCAAACACGGATGGGACTGGAGGCTCAAGCGCTTGGTCACTAGCAGGTAGAAACTGGAGGAGTCAGGAGCTGGGCGTGGGAAGTGGAATCAAGTAAACGGGCAAATTGGGAGTACCCAGGCTGAGCCGGGCGGAGGAGCTGGGGGCCAGGGAAGAGCTGTTGGGTTTGGGGACTAATGTCCAGAGCTTTCAACCTGACCCTCACGGCTCACCGTTTTGCCACCTTTGCCAATGACCCGGCCAGCTGCCGACGCTGGCACCCGGATGTGGGTCTCCAGCTTTACTTCCTCCTTGGGACCAAAGAAGTTCTCCTCCTTGAGTTTTCCATAAATTCTTCCCTGAGCCTGAGAAGAGGAGGTCATTGTTGTGTCAGCGGGCCACATGTATATGACGAAAGGGAAGctccccaagccccaccccttcctcctctggCCCACAGGCCCACGCCCACTCGGGGTGGGTCACCATCTAGGCCAGGTGATACGAAAGGTGCACAGGACTGACCTGCTCACTTGTAACACTGGGGAGCCCAGGCAGAGTGACTGAGTATGAGTACGTAGCTCCCCAGAGGAACACAGCACCTAAGCTACAAACCAGACCTATGGGGTCTGGGATGCTTGCGTGGACTTGGACAAGCTGTGGCTGGCAAGTCAAGGCCCTGAGTGGCAGCTGGTGGAAGTCACCCACTCAGAGGGCGGGCTCTTGGTCACTCCACACAGTCTAGAGAGCTGTCCCCGCTCTCCATCCCTCCCTAGGTCAGAATAAGCTATTAGCTCTTTGACTGCCTGCCCAGAAGTTCGAGAACCTCGGCACGTCATAGGGACATAAAGGAGAGGAGGGCCTTCCTTAGTCACTAAGGCAGAGGGCGAGGAAGAAGCCCTCAGACTGCCTTCTTTCCCACGTGCCTATTCACtctcaggaagcaaagagggaaagcAACAGAGTTCCCGCTTGATGTCAATCTGAAAGCAGCCTTGCAGCCCTGTGTTTTGCAGGGAAGCTTAAAAACATGATGCAGATTTGCACTCCCATCCAAACTCGATTCCTCTGGGTCCTACttggaaaaacaataaagatcGGAACCTTGAATTGGGCCTCTGGGGGTCCAGTGATGATGACCATACGAAGTTTGGAGTCCGGAGTTTCAGGAGGAGCAATCTACAAAGCAAACGCCCGTCAGAGAGGTGCCCTCTACCTCCACCGCCTCCAGACCTCTACCACCACCCTGCTTCCGCTGCCCACCTGTGAtggccaggggaggggagaacagaGACCCCGAACCCCAAGTCTCTTGCGCCTGCGCCAGAATCCATGAGGACGTGGGTGCGTTCGTTTCTTGACGTTTTCTAAGTAGGGGCACCCCGCCCACACCccatctcccccactccccagcagGTTTCAGCAGAGTCctgccaagagggaggggcacagaaaTGTAACAAAACATCTGTTCACTGTGACAGGTTCTCCATGGCCAGGGAAGGTGGAAAGAcggctaacatttactgagcaaccACTGTGCACCAGGCACTGAGCCAGGGGCTTTGGCTGCGTTGCTTCAGGGCATCATCATCCCTACTGTACTGACGAGGAATCGAAGGCTCAGGACCTACAGCTCAGAAGCTGCGATCTGAACCCGGTCGGTCTCGTCTGAACTGAAGTTCTCTTCTGTGCTACAATACCACCTCCTCCCTTAGCCTGAAAGCCCAGGAGCCTGGAAGGCATCCCACGGAGGACTAAGCGAGGTCAGAAGCAAAGCAACTGCCTAACACTAGGCAGATGGGGTGTCTGAGAACAAAAGCAGAGGGTGACGGGAGCAGAGCACTCTCCCACTCCGGGAACTGGAAGGAGACAGAGCAGCTCACCTTGATGGAGGCACTGGCGAAACGGGAGAGCTGTTTGATGTGCTGCCCCTTCTTGCCGATGATGGCGCCCACGGCCTGGGCAGGAATGAACACCTGCACCATCTCCTGCTCTGGAGCCTGCTGCCAAGACAGGACATGTTATTAACGCAGGTCAACGGACACAGCCCGGAAGCCCTCCGTGGCCCTGCCCTGCGTCCTCGAGGAGGGAAGGGTGCAGGCACCCAGCGGCCACCCTGGGCTACATGCTCTGTAGCTCTTTGTAGCAGGGACAAAGGGAAGAAGCTGGGCAAGACAAAGAGGAAGAGTGCTGCCAGCATCTGAGGCTGCCGTGCACAGGGCTGGTGCTCCGGAGGGTTGGCGCCAGTGGCTGGgagcccttccctctccccgcaaATCCCCAAGCGTCAGGCTGCCACAAAGAGTTGGACCCTGCAGCCGCATGGTCCCCTGTAATAAGACCCTGCACCTACCATAAAGGAGCTGTAGGGGGCAGCTCCAGTGACGCTGCTGGGAGGTGGTGGGACTGCACTGGAGGAGGCTGGAAAAAGGCCTACAGCAGCCAAGTTCAGGCCGGGGATGAGGTGAGACTGCAGCTGGGGAAggaaggtgaagagagagaggTCGGCTCATTCTGACAGTACCTGGTGGCCCTCGTACGTGGCCCTGGCTGGACAAGAGGGTGAGTGGGCCTCCACAGAGGAATGACGTGCTTTTGCCCCAAACCTGCCTGCCCTTCTGGCTTTTACACAAACTCACATGTACACCGAGGGTTCTCGCTGGACTAAGAACCGGCAGCTCTGAGGAGAAGGCCCAGCGTTAGACCCTCAGACGTCCTTCCTCTCTAGTGGTTTACAGCGCTCTGACAGAGACATACGTCGGACTCAGCCGATGACAAGGAAGAGGAGACACATCTCTGACTTTCGGGACTCACCTTTTTGGTCACGTGTCCCACATCCTCACTCCCCTTTAAAAACCAGATGAAAATTATGGATCCTCTCCCCACTCAAGTGCACGTAAACACAAACTTTACAGGAGGGTCACAGACCTCAAAGCCCAAGACCGGACTCCCACGTGCACCCCAGGAATCAAATGAAGAATCcctattaatttaatttaaaaaggattcTGATGAATCGAGGTccaaaaagcaaagtaaaagcTCCaaggcccgggcttccctggtggcgcagtggttgagagtccgcctgccgacgcaggagacgcgggttcgtgccccggtccgggaagatcccacgtgccgcggagcggcggggcccgtgagccatggccgctgagcctgcgctccgcaacgggagaggccgcaacagggagaggcccgcgtaccgcagaggCCCCCCAGCCTGTGAGTGCCCACCCCACTGGGGACCCACTTCTGCCATGGCTCAGGCTCACAGAAGGGCAAGCAGAGGCACCCGACACTCACACTCATGGCAGCCACGTCATTCTCATAGGCTTCCCGAACTTTCTTCATGATCTCCTGCTCGGCCCGGCAGCAGTTCTCGATGGCGCCCTTCACAGTGATGGTCCTCTCGGGGTTATAGAGGGTGAGGTCCTGTAGCCTGGGGCGGGGAGCAGAGCAGTGTCAACCTTCCACACAGGTCCTGGCTGGGGCCGAGACACAACGATGCCATTTCTGCAGGCTGTTTAGTTTTGGGCAAATAGCTCTCTGCTTCTGGCCTTCGGTTTGTAACCGGGGCAAGGATTCCCCACAGGGAGGTGAGGATACTCAGAGCAGACTGGTAGAGCAAGGAGGATGCTCGTAACTGGAAGCTGGTCCCCAATGGTGCCAAGCAATCCATTTCCTGTGCCCGTAGGAACAGAGCAGTTACTT
Above is a genomic segment from Phocoena sinus isolate mPhoSin1 chromosome 20, mPhoSin1.pri, whole genome shotgun sequence containing:
- the IGF2BP1 gene encoding insulin-like growth factor 2 mRNA-binding protein 1 isoform X2 translates to MNKLYIGNLNESVTPADLEKVFAEHKISYSGQFLVKSGYAFVDCPDEHWAMKAIETFSGKVELQGKRLEIEHSVPKKQRSRKIQIRNIPPQLRWEVLDSLLAQYGTVENCEQVNTESETAVVNVTYSNREQTRQADEVPLKILAHNNFVGRLIGKEGRNLKKVEQDTETKITISSLQDLTLYNPERTITVKGAIENCCRAEQEIMKKVREAYENDVAAMSLQSHLIPGLNLAAVGLFPASSSAVPPPPSSVTGAAPYSSFMQAPEQEMVQVFIPAQAVGAIIGKKGQHIKQLSRFASASIKIAPPETPDSKLRMVIITGPPEAQFKAQGRIYGKLKEENFFGPKEEVKLETHIRVPASAAGRVIGKGGKTVNELQNLTAAEVVVPRDQTPDENDQVIVKIIGHFYASQMAQRKIRDILAQVKQLHQKGQSNQAQARRK